In one window of Onychomys torridus chromosome 5, mOncTor1.1, whole genome shotgun sequence DNA:
- the LOC118584160 gene encoding olfactory receptor 2B11-like, producing MNLGNESAPKIFILLGFSNHPWLEMPLFIMVLVAYVCTMLGNISIIVLSRIDPQLDSPMYFFLSNLSFLDLCFTTTTIPQLLLNLWGPDKSISYGGCVTQFYVFHFLGATECILLAVMSLDRYIAICKPLRYPSIMHQQLCILLVSMAWLSGLANSLLQSTLTVKLPLCGNNKVDNFLCEVPVMIKMSCANTAFNVAMLSIVGTFYSLVPLSLILVSYGFIVATVLRIRSSEGKKKAFNTCGSHVVVVSLFYGPVISMYVQPSSSNSQDKNKLLSLFYSLVTPMLNPFIYTLRNKDMKGAMRRLLVSLYHRGTE from the coding sequence ATGAATCTAGGCAATGAAAGTGCTCCAAAGATCTTCATTCTTTTGGGTTTCTCCAACCATCCATGGCTGGAAATGCCCCTCTTCATAATGGTGCTTGTTGCTTATGTCTGCACAATGCTGGGAAATATCTCAATTATTGTTCTATCCAGGATAGACCCTCAACTGGACAGCCCGatgtacttcttcctttctaacctCTCTTTCTTGGACCTGTGTTTCACTACAACCACCATCCCTCAGCTACTTCTGAATCTTTGGGGCCCAGATAAATCTATCAGCTATGGGGGCTGTGTGACACAGTTTTATGTTTTTCACTTCCTGGGGGCTACAGAGTGCATCCTCCTGGCTGTGATGTCTTTGGATCGCTATATTGCCATATGCAAGCCCCTACGGTACCCATCCATCATGCACCAGCAACTGTGTATCCTCCTGGTGTCCATGGCATGGCTGAGTGGTTTGGCCAACTCCTTGCTTCAATCAACCCTCACTGTCAAACTGCCACTTTGTGGGAACAACAAGGTAGACAACTTTCTCTGTGAGGTCCCAGTGATGATCAAGATGTCCTGTGCTAACACTGCATTCAATGTAGCTATGCTCTCCATTGTAGGGACTTTCTACTCCCTGGTTCCCTTGTCACTTATCCTTGTTTCCTATGGGTTCATTGTAGCTACTGTGCTTAGGATTCGTTCCTCAGAGGGCAAGAAGAAAGCCTTTAATACATGTGGTTCTCATGTTGTTGTTGTGTCTCTTTTCTATGGACCGGTAATCAGCATGTACGTACAACCCTCATCTTCTAATTCCCAGGACAAGAACAAACTTCTGTCTCTGTTCTACAGTTTGGTGACTCCTATGCTTAACCCTTTTATCTATACTTTGAGGAACAAGGACATGAAAGGAGCCATGAGGAGGCTTCTTGTCTCATTGTATCACAGGGGAACAGAGTAA